One genomic region from Prunus persica cultivar Lovell chromosome G3, Prunus_persica_NCBIv2, whole genome shotgun sequence encodes:
- the LOC18781774 gene encoding peptide deformylase 1B, chloroplastic/mitochondrial produces the protein MACAAWLQPLSSSHALFPTLCRRPTFPPIFHRLTRFSSTVRLVSTMNRSTPVHAQAKRGFSVKEDEVATAADVEFETPLKIVEYPDPILRAKNKRIDSFDENLKILVDEMFDIMYKTDGIGLSAPQVGINVQLMVFNPVGERGEGEEIVLVNPRVSRYSQKTRPFNEGCLSFPGIYADVVRPESVKIDARDINGARFTVNLSGLPARVFQHEFDHLQGILFFDRMSEGVLETICAQLQTLEKKYEDKTGLPSPERIQTRKRMKAATGFGKS, from the exons ATGGCTTGTGCGGCTTGGCTCCAGCCATTGTCCTCATCCCACGCTCTCTTTCCAACTCTCTGCCGCCGGCCGACTTTTCCCCCCATCTTCCACCGGCTCACTCGTTTCTCCTCAACCGTCCGGCTAGTATCCACCATGAACCGGTCGACTCCGGTCCACGCTCAGGCCAAACGAGGCTTCTCAGTCAAAGAAGACGAAGTGGCCACTG CTGCTGACGTTGAATTTGAGACGCCTCTGAAAATCGTGGAATATCCGGACCCTATACTGAGAGCGAAGAACAAGAGAATCGATTCGTTCGACgaaaatttgaagattttggtAGACGAAATGTTTGATATAATGTACAA AACCGATGGCATAGGGCTCTCGGCGCCCCAAGTAGGGATCAATGTGCAGCTCATGGTGTTCAATCCAGTTGGTGAGCGTGGCGAAGGGGAGGAAATTGTGCTTGTGAATCCAAGGGTTTCCAGATATTCCCAGAAAACGCGACCCTTTAACGAGGGTTGCTTATCCTTCCCGGGGATTTATGCTGATGTTGTG AGACCAGAATCTGTGAAAATAGATGCACGGGACATCAACGGTGCAAGGTTTACAGTCAACTTGTCGGGTCTTCCAGCGCGGGTGTTCCAGCATGAATTTGACCATTTGCAG GGTATTCTCTTCTTTGATAGAATGAGTGAAGGAGTTCTTGAAACCATTTGTGCACAGCTACAG ACCTTAGAAAAGAAGTACGAGGATAAGACAGGACTTCCAAGCCCTGAAAGGATCCAAACCCGCAAAAGGATGAAGGCTGCTACTGGTTTTGGCAAATCATAA
- the LOC18784393 gene encoding ADP-ribosylation factor, translating into MGLTFTKLFSRLFAKKEMRILMVGLDAAGKTTILYKLKLGEIVTTIPTIGFNVETVEYKNISFTVWDVGGQDKIRPLWRHYFQNTQGLIFVVDSNDRDRVVEARDELHRMLNEDELRDAVLLVFANKQDLPNAMNAAEITDKLGLHSLRQRHWYIQSTCATSGEGLYEGLEWLSNNIASKA; encoded by the exons atgGGGCTTACCTTCACGAAGCTCTTCAGCAGGCTCTttgccaagaaagaaatgcgAATTCTCATGGTGGGTCTCGATGCCGCTGGTAAGACGACCATATTGTATAAGCTCAAGCTCGGAGAAATTGTCACCACCATCCCTACCATTG GATTTAATGTGGAGACAGTAGAATATAAGAACATCAGCTTCACTGTGTGGGATGTGGGGGGTCAAGACAAA ATCCGTCCATTGTGGAGGCACTACTTCCAGAACACACAAGGTCTTATTTTTGTGGTTGATAGCAATGATAGGGATCGAGTTGTTGAGGCAAGGGATGAATTGCATAGGATGTTGAATGAG GATGAACTGAGGGATGCTGTTCTGCTTGTATTTGCCAACAAACAAGATCTTCCTAATGCAATGAATGCCGCAGAAATAACTGATAAGCTTGGTCTTCATTCTCTCCGCCAACGTCACtg GTACATCCAGAGCACTTGTGCAACCTCTGGAGAGGGTCTGTACGAGGGGTTAGAATGGCTTTCCAACAACATTGCTAGCAAG GCATGA
- the LOC18782007 gene encoding myb-related protein 305: protein MDKKPCNSSSQDVEVRKGPWTMEEDLILINYIANHGEGVWNSLAKAAGLKRTGKSCRLRWLNYLRPDVRRGNITPEEQLLIMELHAKWGNRWSKIAKHLPGRTDNEIKNYWRTRIQKHIKQAENNITPGQISEVNDQASTSQVSISSAAVDTMAITHAAPANYPPNMDAYPSSLPADHSHEGYWSIEDLWSMQLLNGE, encoded by the exons ATGGATAAAAAGCCGTGCAATAGTTCATCCCAGGATGTTGAAGTGAGAAAAGGGCCATGGACCATGGAAGAAGATTTGATTCTGATCAACTATATTGCAAATCACGGTGAAGGTGTATGGAACTCCCTAGCCAAAGCTGCTG GTCTCAAACGTACTGGGAAGAGTTGCCGGCTCCGGTGGCTAAATTATCTGCGGCCTGATGTTAGGAGAGGCAATATTACACCAGAGGAACAACTTTTGATTATGGAACTGCATGCCAAGTGGGGAAACAG GTGGTCTAAAATCGCAAAACATCTGCCAGGACGGACCGATAACGAAATCAAGAACTATTGGAGGACTAGAATTCAAAAGCACATTAAGCAAGCAGAGAATAATATTACACCTGGACAAATCTCCGAGGTGAATGATCAAGCAAGCACAAGTCAGGTGTCGATCTCCAGCGCTGCTGTGGACACAATGGCAATCACCCACGCCGCACCGGCTAATTACCCACCAAATATGGATGCTTATCCTTCTTCTTTACCTGCTGATCACTCCCATGAAGGCTACTGGAGCATTGAGGATCTCTGGTCTATGCAGTTACTAAATGGAGAGTAA